In one Dehalococcoidales bacterium genomic region, the following are encoded:
- a CDS encoding VTT domain-containing protein, with product MPKKETVIGFLGLLVSIGLAAFALLYRDYLAGIANIGGYSLVGVFAVSFISASVVSVTFIPIPYYLPVLLLSDTLSSEWGILAPVFIGTVSATGASLGQLPTFMIGYGGKHISERLTSRSEARSYRRILEWVERHGSFAVFLVSAVPNPFHLPLTLALGALKFPPANWFIFTLLGNLFKNLVIAFIGYFALHAIL from the coding sequence GTGCCAAAAAAAGAGACCGTTATTGGATTCCTGGGCTTGCTCGTCTCCATTGGCCTTGCTGCGTTTGCGCTCCTTTATAGAGACTATCTGGCGGGTATTGCCAATATCGGTGGCTACAGCCTTGTTGGAGTATTCGCAGTATCATTCATTTCTGCCAGCGTTGTTAGCGTTACTTTCATACCGATACCCTACTACCTGCCGGTACTCCTTCTCTCAGATACTCTATCCTCAGAGTGGGGAATACTTGCGCCGGTGTTTATCGGCACAGTGTCGGCTACCGGGGCCAGTCTGGGACAACTACCGACTTTCATGATTGGCTACGGAGGGAAGCATATTTCAGAAAGGCTCACTTCCAGAAGTGAAGCGCGTTCCTATCGCAGGATTTTAGAGTGGGTAGAAAGGCACGGCTCATTCGCTGTCTTCCTGGTATCAGCCGTACCGAACCCGTTTCACCTGCCATTGACTCTGGCTCTGGGAGCGCTGAAGTTTCCACCGGCTAACTGGTTCATTTTCACGCTTCTGGGCAATTTGTTTAAGAACCTCGTAATTGCGTTCATCGGCTATTTTGCCCTCCATGCTATTTTGTGA
- a CDS encoding glycerol-3-phosphate acyltransferase, with the protein MTAVGIPAIAIAYLLGSIPFAYIVTRLLEGADIRQLGDGNPGTANVMREVGIIPDLAVLLLDLGKGLLAVLVARWLGTDQIIVLICGIAAVAGHMWSLFLGLRGGGGAATTLGVFFALVPVEFSISFFIMAVTALLTRNFGFSVGVGLLPLPLILWAFGVDASLIIYSLVLTLLLTLRNGRDWPALLRKLAISAEWKEVIFKRKLRLRKKE; encoded by the coding sequence ATGACGGCAGTGGGGATTCCGGCAATCGCCATAGCTTATTTGCTTGGCTCAATTCCTTTTGCCTATATCGTCACGCGCCTGTTAGAAGGCGCAGATATCCGGCAGTTAGGTGATGGTAACCCCGGCACCGCTAATGTTATGCGGGAGGTGGGAATAATCCCTGACCTGGCTGTTCTGCTGTTGGACCTTGGTAAAGGTCTTCTGGCAGTGCTCGTAGCCCGATGGCTGGGAACAGACCAGATAATCGTCCTCATCTGTGGCATTGCCGCCGTTGCCGGGCACATGTGGTCGCTCTTCCTCGGTCTCAGGGGAGGCGGCGGCGCGGCTACTACCCTGGGTGTCTTTTTTGCCCTCGTGCCCGTTGAGTTTTCCATCAGCTTCTTTATCATGGCGGTGACGGCTCTACTGACCAGGAATTTTGGCTTCTCCGTCGGAGTGGGTCTGCTCCCGCTGCCTCTAATCCTGTGGGCTTTCGGTGTGGATGCCAGTCTTATCATTTATTCACTGGTTCTAACCCTCCTCCTCACTCTCAGGAACGGTAGGGACTGGCCGGCTCTCCTGCGTAAACTGGCTATCTCTGCTGAGTGGAAAGAAGTGATATTTAAACGGAAGCTTAGACTTCGAAAAAAGGAATAA